The Lepisosteus oculatus isolate fLepOcu1 chromosome 4, fLepOcu1.hap2, whole genome shotgun sequence genome window below encodes:
- the LOC138238058 gene encoding butyrophilin subfamily 1 member A1-like isoform X2 — MKSDQSEWFPRLCWFSVILLLLLQSCVSKSEFQVVVSTDHVVAVAGEETVLPCYLLPEISAVDLQIMWIRDNYVAPVCLFEFGFYNFQTQDLSYRGRTELFLEELLFGNVSLKLRGVRGSDHGRYRCMVKSEQWDDDAVIDLAVRALGSQPSVSLHSPGGDQAQLLCRSEGWFPQPAVIWTDRDGNEVPSQPPTVDTDSQGLLSVSSYIPVKQESNIFSCLVRSTQPKADWESQLHIPRDYFSAPSGWMVTLFLTAAVTVAASVLLVIQWRRMDRKEKLNAIPVILAELDAVKRAPIPKSQWQWLCSAAAAVTLDPDTAHCGLSLSEDGKRMRLGEGEQDLSDNPHRFDHRNCVVSREAFTSGRHYWEVEVNRYWRIGVTRESAERKGKFSFSPQQGYWCLKYNPGFSALTDPRTCLPRSLWPRKLGVCVDIEERKVSFYTVESRAHVYTFTDMVFTQGEKIYPVFWTWDQYKALELLPAVSVEIKPVTDS; from the exons ATGAAGTCTGACCAATCAGAGTGGTTTCCTAGGCTCTGCTGGTTTTCTGTTATTCTGCTGCTTCTCCTCCAGTCCTGCGTTTCAAAATCAG AGTTTCAGGTTGTTGTTTCAACTGATCATGTTGTTGCTGTAGCTGGTGAAGAAACTGTTCTGCCCTGTTACCTCCTTCCTGAAATCAGTGCTGTGGATCTACAGATCATGTGGATTAGAGACAATTACGTTGCCCCTGTGTGTTTGTTTGAGTTTGGCTTCTATAACTTTCAAACACAGGACCTCTCCTACAGAGGCAGGACTGAGCTTTTCCTAGAGGAGCTTCTATTTGGCAATGTGTCTCTAAAGTTGAGAGGAGTGCGCGGCTCTGATCATGGACGGTACAGATGCATGGTAAAGTCTGAACAATGGGATGATGATGCTGTTAttgacctggcagtgagag CCCTGGGCTCCCAgccctcagtgtctctccaCTCCCCTGGAGGAGATCAGGCCCAGCTGCTGTGCAGATCAGAGGGCTGGTTCCCTCAACCTGCAGTGATCTGGACAGACAGGGATGGAAACGAGGTGCCATCACAGCCCCCCACAGTGGACACGGACAGTCAGGGGCTCCTCAGTGTCAGCAGCTACATCCCAGTCAAACAGGAGTCCAACATCTTCTCCTGCCTGGTGAGAAGCACACAGCCCAAGGCAGACTGGGAATCTCAGCTGCACATACCCA GAGACTATTTCTCTGCTCCCTCTGGATGGATGGTGACTCTCTTCCTAACAGCAGCTGTTACTGTAGCAGCATCAGTACTTCTGGTGATCCAGTGGAGAAGAATGGACA GGAAGGAGAAACTCAATG CCATTCCTGTCATCCTCGCAGAACTGG ATGCTGTGAAGCGAGCTCCTATCCCTAAATCAC aatggcagtggctgtgcagtgctgcag ctgctgtgactctggACCCTGATACAGCTCACTGTGGGCTCAGCCTGTCTGAGGATGGGAAGAGAATGAGACTGGGAGAGGGAGAACAGGATCTCTCTGACAATCCTCACAGATTTGATCACAGGAACTGTGTCGTGAGCAGGGAGGCCTTCACCTcagggagacactactgggaggtggaggtgaatcGATACTGGAGAATAGGAGTGACCAGAGAGTCTGCAGAGAGGAAAGGAAAGTTCAGCTTCTCTCCCCAGCAGGGTTACTGGTGTCTGAAATATAACCCTGGTTTCTCTGCTCTCACTGACCCTCGGACCTGTCTCCCCCGCAGTCTGTGGCCCAGGaagctgggggtgtgtgtggatattGAGGAGAGGAAGGTCTCCTTTTACACAGTGGAGTCCAGAGCTCATGTCTACACTTTCACTGACATGGTCTTCACTCAGGGGGAGAAGATCTATCCTGTCTTCTGGACCTGGGATCAATATAAAGCCCTtgagctgctgcctgctgtcagtgtggagatTAAACCCGTCACTGACTCATGA
- the LOC138238058 gene encoding butyrophilin subfamily 1 member A1-like isoform X1 produces the protein MKSDQSEWFPRLCWFSVILLLLLQSCVSKSEFQVVVSTDHVVAVAGEETVLPCYLLPEISAVDLQIMWIRDNYVAPVCLFEFGFYNFQTQDLSYRGRTELFLEELLFGNVSLKLRGVRGSDHGRYRCMVKSEQWDDDAVIDLAVRALGSQPSVSLHSPGGDQAQLLCRSEGWFPQPAVIWTDRDGNEVPSQPPTVDTDSQGLLSVSSYIPVKQESNIFSCLVRSTQPKADWESQLHIPRDYFSAPSGWMVTLFLTAAVTVAASVLLVIQWRRMDRKEKLNAIPVILAELDAVKRAPIPKSQWQWLCSSAGEGSPIPDLQWQWLCSAAAAVTLDPDTAHCGLSLSEDGKRMRLGEGEQDLSDNPHRFDHRNCVVSREAFTSGRHYWEVEVNRYWRIGVTRESAERKGKFSFSPQQGYWCLKYNPGFSALTDPRTCLPRSLWPRKLGVCVDIEERKVSFYTVESRAHVYTFTDMVFTQGEKIYPVFWTWDQYKALELLPAVSVEIKPVTDS, from the exons ATGAAGTCTGACCAATCAGAGTGGTTTCCTAGGCTCTGCTGGTTTTCTGTTATTCTGCTGCTTCTCCTCCAGTCCTGCGTTTCAAAATCAG AGTTTCAGGTTGTTGTTTCAACTGATCATGTTGTTGCTGTAGCTGGTGAAGAAACTGTTCTGCCCTGTTACCTCCTTCCTGAAATCAGTGCTGTGGATCTACAGATCATGTGGATTAGAGACAATTACGTTGCCCCTGTGTGTTTGTTTGAGTTTGGCTTCTATAACTTTCAAACACAGGACCTCTCCTACAGAGGCAGGACTGAGCTTTTCCTAGAGGAGCTTCTATTTGGCAATGTGTCTCTAAAGTTGAGAGGAGTGCGCGGCTCTGATCATGGACGGTACAGATGCATGGTAAAGTCTGAACAATGGGATGATGATGCTGTTAttgacctggcagtgagag CCCTGGGCTCCCAgccctcagtgtctctccaCTCCCCTGGAGGAGATCAGGCCCAGCTGCTGTGCAGATCAGAGGGCTGGTTCCCTCAACCTGCAGTGATCTGGACAGACAGGGATGGAAACGAGGTGCCATCACAGCCCCCCACAGTGGACACGGACAGTCAGGGGCTCCTCAGTGTCAGCAGCTACATCCCAGTCAAACAGGAGTCCAACATCTTCTCCTGCCTGGTGAGAAGCACACAGCCCAAGGCAGACTGGGAATCTCAGCTGCACATACCCA GAGACTATTTCTCTGCTCCCTCTGGATGGATGGTGACTCTCTTCCTAACAGCAGCTGTTACTGTAGCAGCATCAGTACTTCTGGTGATCCAGTGGAGAAGAATGGACA GGAAGGAGAAACTCAATG CCATTCCTGTCATCCTCGCAGAACTGG ATGCTGTGAAGCGAGCTCCTATCCCTAAATCAC AATGGCAGTGGCTGTGCAGTTCTGCAG GTGAAGGCAGCCCCATCCCTGACCTGC aatggcagtggctgtgcagtgctgcag ctgctgtgactctggACCCTGATACAGCTCACTGTGGGCTCAGCCTGTCTGAGGATGGGAAGAGAATGAGACTGGGAGAGGGAGAACAGGATCTCTCTGACAATCCTCACAGATTTGATCACAGGAACTGTGTCGTGAGCAGGGAGGCCTTCACCTcagggagacactactgggaggtggaggtgaatcGATACTGGAGAATAGGAGTGACCAGAGAGTCTGCAGAGAGGAAAGGAAAGTTCAGCTTCTCTCCCCAGCAGGGTTACTGGTGTCTGAAATATAACCCTGGTTTCTCTGCTCTCACTGACCCTCGGACCTGTCTCCCCCGCAGTCTGTGGCCCAGGaagctgggggtgtgtgtggatattGAGGAGAGGAAGGTCTCCTTTTACACAGTGGAGTCCAGAGCTCATGTCTACACTTTCACTGACATGGTCTTCACTCAGGGGGAGAAGATCTATCCTGTCTTCTGGACCTGGGATCAATATAAAGCCCTtgagctgctgcctgctgtcagtgtggagatTAAACCCGTCACTGACTCATGA